From Alienimonas californiensis, a single genomic window includes:
- a CDS encoding cation:proton antiporter, with product MPTPRPVPDRRTGAAGVLSRALFERRSRGPWPRSAWLVGAVLLAGGWLSANGPADAAPAPLAAAAFQEDGLQEDGQDKPVEEAPVAATDEADHAAGEHAGEDHADGEHAGDADHGGSGEKHAEHSAHGSIVAPLLAAIVVILFGAKISGDFFERLGIPSVVGELALGILLGNLVLISDLIFGTELHWLDFLQPPEADEFSSSLASDVGASLALLAEIGVILLLFEVGLECTVREMLRVGWTSLFVAIAGVVAPILLGFVISKAFFFPEPGEWQQPAFIGATLCATSVGITARVLRDMNRHRDKESQIILGAAVIDDVLGLIVLAVVQGAIAASLARKLPGAELLDGGDDPFWYDVASIVGLAAAFLGGALLLGAFQFPRFLFKMASKLRGRGLLVVTALLICFGFSYLADSIGLATIVGAFAAGLILEQAQYKELGEREDVHELEDAIRPLTALFVPIFFVLMGMRVDVEEFAGGRFWVMALTLTGLAILGKMVCSFAAVEKGVNKVAVGIGMVPRGEVGLIFAAVGSTLERWDDDLGMAVSVVDDTTFSAIVFMVIVTTVITPPLLKWSMAQGGAGPGEHPPDDRDIPVPPPDVTHSPDRDPHDV from the coding sequence ATGCCGACGCCCCGCCCCGTTCCCGATCGCCGCACCGGCGCCGCGGGGGTTCTGTCCCGGGCGCTGTTCGAGCGCCGGTCTCGGGGACCGTGGCCGCGGTCCGCGTGGCTGGTGGGCGCCGTGCTGCTGGCCGGCGGCTGGCTCTCCGCAAACGGCCCCGCCGACGCTGCCCCCGCCCCCCTCGCCGCCGCCGCCTTCCAAGAGGACGGGCTGCAAGAGGACGGGCAGGACAAACCCGTCGAGGAGGCGCCCGTCGCCGCGACCGACGAGGCGGACCACGCCGCCGGCGAGCACGCCGGCGAGGACCACGCCGACGGCGAGCACGCCGGGGACGCGGATCACGGCGGGTCCGGGGAGAAGCACGCGGAGCACTCCGCGCACGGCAGCATCGTGGCCCCGCTGCTGGCGGCGATCGTGGTGATCCTGTTCGGGGCGAAGATCAGCGGCGACTTCTTCGAGCGGCTGGGCATCCCCAGCGTCGTGGGCGAGCTGGCGCTGGGCATCCTGCTGGGCAACCTCGTGCTGATCTCCGACCTGATCTTCGGGACGGAACTGCACTGGCTGGACTTCCTCCAGCCGCCGGAAGCGGACGAGTTCAGCAGCTCGCTGGCCAGCGACGTCGGCGCCTCGCTGGCCCTGCTGGCGGAGATCGGCGTGATCCTGTTGCTGTTCGAAGTCGGCCTGGAATGCACCGTGCGGGAGATGTTGCGGGTCGGCTGGACGAGCCTGTTCGTGGCGATCGCCGGCGTGGTCGCCCCGATCCTGCTGGGGTTCGTGATCTCCAAGGCGTTCTTCTTCCCCGAGCCCGGCGAATGGCAGCAGCCGGCGTTCATCGGCGCGACGCTCTGCGCCACCAGCGTGGGCATCACCGCCCGCGTGCTGCGGGACATGAACCGCCACCGGGATAAGGAAAGCCAGATCATCCTCGGCGCCGCCGTCATCGACGACGTGCTGGGCCTGATCGTGCTGGCCGTGGTCCAGGGGGCCATCGCCGCCAGCCTGGCCCGCAAGCTGCCCGGGGCGGAGTTGCTGGATGGCGGCGACGACCCGTTCTGGTACGACGTGGCCTCGATCGTCGGGCTGGCGGCGGCGTTTTTGGGCGGGGCGTTGCTGCTGGGGGCGTTCCAGTTCCCGCGGTTCCTGTTCAAGATGGCCAGCAAGCTCCGCGGTCGCGGGCTGCTGGTCGTCACCGCCCTGCTGATCTGCTTCGGGTTCAGCTATCTGGCGGACTCGATCGGGCTGGCGACGATCGTCGGGGCCTTCGCCGCCGGTCTGATTCTCGAACAGGCCCAATATAAAGAGCTGGGCGAACGGGAGGACGTGCACGAATTAGAGGACGCGATCCGCCCGCTGACGGCCCTGTTCGTGCCGATCTTCTTCGTGCTGATGGGGATGCGGGTGGACGTGGAGGAGTTCGCCGGCGGCCGCTTCTGGGTGATGGCGCTGACGCTCACCGGGCTGGCGATCCTCGGCAAGATGGTCTGCTCCTTCGCCGCCGTGGAGAAGGGCGTGAACAAGGTCGCCGTGGGCATCGGCATGGTGCCCCGCGGCGAGGTCGGCCTGATCTTCGCGGCGGTCGGCTCCACGCTGGAGCGTTGGGACGACGACCTGGGCATGGCGGTCTCCGTCGTGGACGACACGACCTTCAGCGCGATCGTGTTCATGGTCATCGTGACCACCGTGATCACCCCGCCGCTGCTCAAATGGTCGATGGCCCAAGGCGGCGCCGGCCCCGGCGAGCATCCGCCCGACGACCGCGACATCCCCGTGCCGCCCCCGGACGTCACCCATTCGCCCGATCGGGACCCGCACGACGTCTGA
- a CDS encoding FliM/FliN family flagellar motor switch protein, with the protein MSAPLPARLARLPVPVTVRLAEKRVPLATIRNLVPGALLSFDKDCAAPLDLYVANRKHAIGEAVKVGERFGLKVTAIRGR; encoded by the coding sequence ATGTCCGCACCGCTCCCCGCCCGCCTGGCCCGACTCCCGGTGCCGGTGACGGTCCGTCTGGCGGAAAAACGCGTCCCGCTGGCGACGATCCGCAATCTCGTCCCCGGCGCCCTGCTGAGCTTCGACAAAGACTGCGCCGCCCCGCTGGACCTGTACGTCGCCAACCGCAAGCACGCGATCGGCGAGGCGGTCAAGGTGGGCGAACGCTTCGGCCTGAAGGTCACCGCCATCCGCGGCCGGTAG
- a CDS encoding SlyX family protein yields the protein MNDSSADNSSAARLTAIESLLTHLQHELGQMHSVLLAHTAELRELDRRIEKFEGKLERMDEEPEDNDPRAHKPPHY from the coding sequence GTGAACGATTCCTCCGCGGACAACTCCTCCGCCGCCCGGCTCACGGCGATCGAGTCGTTGCTCACGCATCTCCAGCATGAACTGGGGCAGATGCACAGCGTCCTGCTGGCCCACACGGCGGAATTGCGGGAACTGGATCGGCGGATCGAGAAGTTCGAGGGCAAGCTCGAACGGATGGACGAGGAGCCCGAAGACAACGACCCCCGCGCCCACAAGCCGCCGCACTACTGA
- a CDS encoding GNAT family N-acetyltransferase, giving the protein MTTESGTAEPATGELTAGVVYQLEPELSVEEFVDVLRRSTLAERRPVDDRLVMEDMLRNADVVLTARVDGRLAGVARALTDYARCTYLADLAVDAAFQRRGIGKELLRRTHEAAGRGTTLILLAAPKAREYYSHVGLQPHDSCWMIPREVSDADGSPF; this is encoded by the coding sequence ATGACGACCGAGTCTGGCACGGCCGAACCCGCGACCGGTGAACTAACGGCCGGCGTGGTTTATCAATTGGAGCCGGAGCTGTCCGTGGAGGAGTTCGTGGACGTGCTGCGGCGCTCCACGCTGGCGGAGCGTCGCCCGGTGGACGATCGGCTGGTGATGGAGGATATGCTGCGGAACGCGGACGTCGTGCTGACGGCCCGCGTGGACGGCCGTCTGGCGGGCGTGGCCCGGGCCCTGACGGACTACGCCCGCTGCACCTATCTGGCGGACCTCGCGGTGGACGCCGCGTTCCAGCGTCGGGGGATCGGGAAGGAACTGCTCCGCCGCACCCACGAGGCCGCCGGCCGGGGCACGACGCTCATTCTGCTCGCCGCCCCCAAGGCCCGGGAGTATTACTCGCACGTCGGCCTGCAACCGCACGACTCCTGCTGGATGATCCCCCGCGAAGTCAGCGACGCGGACGGGTCGCCGTTTTGA
- a CDS encoding sulfatase, whose protein sequence is MSLHAFLPRLTAALAPLLLAASAPGADAPGSPPERPNVLLICADDLTSCLDEPGVVTPNLDRLRERSVTFERAYCQYPLCNPSRSSMLSGLRPDTTGIYGNGTPIREAVPDVVTLPQLFKKNGYFTARVGKIYHYGNPGDIGTDSLDDPESWNRVINPAGRDKAEEGLIVNYTPKRGLGSSLSVLEAAGTDLEQTDGLVAVGAEALMTEHLNKNPGKPFFIAAGFFRPHCPYVAPKAHFEPYPQGSVTVPPFDGQPAGVPDAAVSNIKPYPWYGVTKEQADDSKRAYYASVTFLDANVGRLLDALDEAGQTENTIVVFWSDHGYHLGEKGLFKKQSLYERAARAPMTIAAPGVTDTGAGAGGTCERPVEFVDLYPTLADLAGLGDQAPERLEGVSLVPLLKNPAADWDRPAFTQTQRNRKYGGMGYSVRNARWRFTRWGDGSTELYDHSADPDEDRNLAADPQHAGTAKELAALLDGYGK, encoded by the coding sequence ATGTCGTTGCACGCCTTCCTCCCGCGGCTGACGGCCGCCCTCGCCCCGCTGCTGCTCGCCGCGTCTGCACCGGGGGCTGACGCCCCCGGCTCGCCGCCGGAGCGGCCCAACGTGCTGCTGATCTGCGCCGACGACCTGACCAGTTGCCTGGACGAACCCGGCGTGGTCACCCCGAACCTCGATCGCCTGCGAGAACGCTCCGTCACCTTCGAGCGGGCCTACTGCCAGTATCCCCTGTGCAACCCCTCGCGCAGCAGCATGCTGTCCGGCCTGCGGCCGGACACGACCGGCATCTACGGCAACGGCACGCCGATCCGCGAGGCGGTCCCGGACGTCGTCACCCTGCCCCAGCTCTTTAAGAAGAACGGCTATTTCACCGCCCGGGTGGGCAAGATTTATCATTACGGCAACCCGGGGGACATCGGCACTGATTCGCTGGACGACCCGGAAAGCTGGAACCGCGTGATCAACCCCGCCGGCCGCGATAAAGCGGAGGAGGGGCTCATCGTCAATTACACGCCCAAACGCGGCCTCGGCAGCAGCCTGAGCGTCCTGGAAGCCGCCGGCACGGACCTGGAGCAAACCGACGGCCTCGTCGCCGTCGGGGCGGAGGCGTTGATGACGGAACACCTCAACAAGAACCCGGGCAAGCCGTTCTTTATCGCCGCCGGTTTCTTCCGCCCGCACTGCCCCTACGTCGCCCCGAAGGCCCACTTCGAGCCCTATCCGCAGGGCTCCGTGACGGTCCCGCCCTTCGACGGGCAGCCTGCCGGCGTGCCGGACGCGGCGGTCTCGAATATCAAACCGTACCCCTGGTACGGCGTGACGAAGGAGCAGGCCGACGACAGCAAGCGGGCCTATTACGCCTCCGTCACCTTCCTCGACGCCAACGTCGGCCGCCTGCTGGACGCCCTCGACGAAGCGGGGCAGACGGAGAACACGATCGTCGTCTTCTGGAGCGATCACGGCTATCACCTCGGCGAGAAAGGCCTATTTAAAAAGCAGAGCCTCTACGAACGAGCCGCCCGGGCCCCGATGACGATCGCCGCCCCCGGCGTGACGGATACAGGCGCCGGCGCCGGCGGAACCTGCGAGCGGCCGGTGGAGTTCGTCGACCTGTATCCCACGCTGGCCGACCTCGCCGGGTTGGGCGACCAGGCGCCGGAGCGGTTGGAGGGCGTCTCGCTGGTTCCCCTGCTGAAGAACCCGGCCGCCGACTGGGACCGCCCGGCCTTCACCCAGACCCAACGGAACCGCAAATACGGCGGGATGGGCTACAGCGTCCGCAACGCACGCTGGCGGTTCACCCGCTGGGGCGACGGCTCGACCGAACTCTACGACCACTCCGCCGACCCCGACGAAGACCGCAACCTCGCCGCCGACCCGCAGCACGCGGGAACCGCGAAGGAACTCGCCGCCCTGCTGGACGGTTACGGCAAATAA
- a CDS encoding GNAT family N-acetyltransferase, with protein MPAPLETARLHLLPFEPDDAPRLIALDADPEVVKYVFVGPFQPPPPERYEAEMLPRFLAHADDPALGFWRVHPKDDRGAPGPFAGWVLFRPVGEASWFERAAELNLDPAMPELGYRFARAHWGRGFATEAAQAVSAGRGPVAAIRQAANVGSGRVLEKCGLPFVRTFQLAGVPGESALHRRTA; from the coding sequence GTGCCGGCGCCGTTGGAGACCGCCCGCCTGCATCTGTTGCCGTTCGAACCGGACGACGCGCCGCGGCTGATCGCCCTGGACGCCGACCCGGAGGTGGTGAAGTACGTCTTCGTCGGCCCGTTCCAGCCGCCCCCGCCGGAGCGGTATGAAGCGGAGATGCTGCCGCGGTTCCTGGCCCACGCCGACGATCCGGCGCTCGGGTTCTGGCGGGTGCATCCGAAGGACGACCGCGGGGCGCCCGGTCCGTTCGCCGGGTGGGTCCTGTTCCGTCCCGTCGGGGAGGCGAGTTGGTTCGAGCGCGCCGCGGAACTGAACCTCGACCCGGCCATGCCGGAACTGGGCTACCGCTTCGCCCGAGCCCATTGGGGCCGGGGTTTCGCCACGGAGGCGGCCCAAGCCGTCAGCGCCGGCCGCGGCCCGGTCGCGGCGATCCGGCAGGCGGCGAACGTCGGCAGCGGCCGGGTGCTGGAGAAGTGCGGCCTGCCGTTCGTCCGCACCTTCCAACTGGCCGGCGTGCCGGGCGAATCGGCGCTGCACCGGCGCACCGCCTGA